One stretch of Actinacidiphila sp. DG2A-62 DNA includes these proteins:
- a CDS encoding WXG100 family type VII secretion target, with product MANVNVTYQDMRDAATKLRTGQHEITEKLNTLHKFVQDLVNGGYVTDRSSKQFDQSYTEFNTGATKTIEGLDGMGKFLESAADAFQQADEQLAKGLGGH from the coding sequence ATGGCTAATGTGAACGTTACGTACCAGGACATGCGGGACGCGGCGACCAAGCTGCGCACCGGCCAGCACGAGATCACCGAGAAGCTGAACACGCTGCACAAGTTCGTGCAGGACCTGGTCAACGGCGGCTACGTGACGGACCGCTCCTCGAAGCAGTTCGACCAGTCCTACACCGAGTTCAACACCGGTGCGACCAAGACCATCGAGGGTCTGGACGGCATGGGCAAGTTCCTGGAGTCGGCGGCCGACGCCTTCCAGCAGGCGGACGAGCAGCTCGCCAAGGGCCTCGGCGGCCACTGA
- the mqnC gene encoding cyclic dehypoxanthinyl futalosine synthase, with protein MPAPANATDATDITAVLDRAAAGGRITPEEALVLYRDAPLHALGAAADAVRRRRYAGIDHIATYIIERNINYTNVCVTACKFCAFYAAPKDTEKGWSRDLDDILRRCAETVELGGTQIMFQGGHHPDYGVEYYEEHFAAIKREFPQLVIHSLGASEVEHMARISGVSAEEAIRRIHAAGLDSFASAGAELLPERPRKAIAPLKESGERWLEIMETAHRLGVESTSTMLMGTGETNAERIEHLRMIRDVQDRTGGFRAFIPYTYQPENNHLKGRTQATLFEYLRMIAIARLFLDNVAHIQGSWLTTGKEVGQLSLHYGADDLGSVMLEENVVSSAGAKHRSNRMELIHLIRAAGRVPAQRATTYEHLVVHDDPANDPVDDHVVSHLSSTAIEGGTAHPELRILQAR; from the coding sequence GTGCCAGCTCCGGCGAACGCGACCGACGCGACCGATATCACCGCCGTCCTCGACCGTGCCGCGGCCGGCGGCCGGATCACCCCGGAGGAGGCGCTGGTCCTCTACCGCGACGCCCCGCTGCACGCGCTGGGCGCCGCCGCGGACGCCGTCCGCCGCCGCAGGTACGCCGGCATCGACCACATCGCCACGTACATCATCGAGCGGAACATCAACTACACCAACGTGTGTGTCACGGCGTGCAAGTTCTGCGCCTTCTACGCGGCCCCCAAGGACACCGAGAAGGGCTGGAGCCGCGACCTCGACGACATCCTGCGGCGCTGCGCCGAGACCGTCGAGCTGGGCGGCACCCAGATCATGTTCCAGGGCGGCCACCACCCCGACTACGGCGTGGAGTACTACGAGGAGCACTTCGCCGCCATCAAGCGGGAGTTCCCCCAGCTGGTCATCCACTCGCTCGGCGCCTCCGAGGTCGAGCACATGGCGCGGATCTCCGGCGTCAGCGCCGAGGAGGCCATCCGCCGCATCCACGCGGCCGGCCTCGACTCCTTCGCCAGCGCCGGCGCGGAGCTGCTGCCCGAGCGCCCGCGCAAGGCCATCGCGCCGCTGAAGGAGTCCGGGGAGCGCTGGCTGGAGATCATGGAGACCGCGCACCGGCTCGGCGTCGAGTCCACCTCCACCATGCTGATGGGCACCGGCGAGACCAACGCCGAGCGGATCGAGCACCTGCGGATGATCCGCGACGTGCAGGACCGCACCGGCGGCTTCCGCGCCTTCATCCCGTACACCTACCAGCCGGAGAACAACCACCTGAAGGGCCGGACGCAGGCCACCCTCTTCGAGTACCTGCGGATGATCGCCATCGCCCGGCTGTTCCTGGACAACGTCGCGCACATCCAGGGCTCCTGGCTGACCACCGGCAAGGAGGTGGGCCAGCTGTCGCTGCACTACGGCGCCGACGACCTCGGCTCGGTGATGCTGGAGGAGAACGTGGTCTCCTCGGCCGGCGCCAAGCACCGCTCCAACCGGATGGAGCTGATCCATCTGATCCGCGCCGCCGGCCGGGTGCCCGCGCAGCGCGCCACCACCTACGAGCACCTCGTGGTGCACGACGACCCGGCGAACGACCCGGTCGACGACCACGTGGTCTCCCACCTGTCGTCCACCGCGATCGAGGGGGGCACGGCCCACCCCGAGCTGCGCATCCTCCAGGCCCGGTGA
- a CDS encoding zinc ribbon domain-containing protein, with protein MSFCPACGNPVSDAADVRFCARCGKELTPPATAADGAPPEPPVAPATPTMPAVSPAHPGAAPPTMPAVPPAPGASGVPGVSGAPGVSGAAGYAPSVPPAAPPAAPPGPSPAARFARRVFTGRWDGAALAALAPAVLLLGLAALLGGTSGGLLSGSGIGFLKRSRIALALLLQGVGGSVDVHAPRDEPTVDDDFGSDDSSGDDFGDSDGSGDSDGSDGFDDGSGDSDGSDGFDDGSGDDSDPFGDGSGDDSDPFGDGSGDDSDPFGDSSGDDSDPFGDGSGDDSDPFGDGSGDDSDPFGDSSGDDSDPFGDTGADTGFDTGFDHASYLDDGDDGSDSGSFSYSPMTSGGHTVHTAISMIPLTVTALWVLALAVALRAVRRRAGGPEAAVRVALLSGAATLVLALLAQPSIEEVHLHDAPVFAVLGSIALAFVTAFALLPAPGRAAWLAARPGLVAALRVLRATGYALLAAVGIAAVVVLCVALGHYDDVTGWGVVLVAFLLPNAGVSGLSLGWGGPFDAHFRFSSTGAADGVGNNANLDLGDLSHMWDGWAAVGAVAGGVVCALLIGVLAARLTRGRAEQFAVAGLFTVLFVALAGLSGVTFEDGVVLSTAGTHESFGPNVGYALLVALLWSFGGVLVAPYAARALGARGAALYGPAAAGAAAGWAPPAYGTPPYGQQPYGPQGGQPYGPQPYGPPPGPYGPPPQTPPGSVPPPGSVPPQGAAPQPGAGPAQDAPAGPPAQPGPPAGETTVHDLGVVQPPRLNKRDRPPDHR; from the coding sequence ATGTCGTTCTGCCCCGCGTGCGGGAACCCCGTCTCCGACGCGGCGGATGTGCGTTTCTGCGCGCGCTGCGGGAAGGAGCTGACGCCGCCCGCGACCGCCGCGGACGGCGCGCCGCCCGAGCCCCCGGTGGCGCCCGCGACGCCCACGATGCCCGCGGTGTCGCCGGCCCATCCGGGCGCCGCGCCGCCGACGATGCCGGCCGTGCCGCCGGCGCCCGGCGCGTCCGGGGTGCCCGGGGTCTCCGGGGCGCCCGGGGTCTCCGGGGCCGCCGGATACGCCCCGTCCGTTCCGCCCGCCGCCCCACCCGCCGCGCCGCCGGGCCCCTCGCCCGCCGCGCGGTTCGCCCGCCGGGTGTTCACCGGCCGCTGGGACGGCGCCGCGCTGGCCGCGCTCGCGCCCGCCGTCCTGCTGCTCGGCCTGGCCGCGCTGCTCGGCGGCACCTCGGGCGGCCTGCTCAGCGGCAGCGGCATAGGTTTCCTCAAGCGCTCCCGGATCGCCCTCGCGCTGCTGCTCCAGGGCGTCGGCGGCTCGGTCGACGTGCACGCGCCCCGGGACGAGCCCACCGTCGACGACGACTTCGGCTCGGACGACAGCTCCGGCGACGATTTCGGCGACTCCGACGGGTCGGGGGACTCGGACGGTTCCGACGGGTTCGACGACGGGTCGGGGGACTCGGACGGTTCGGACGGGTTCGACGACGGCTCGGGCGACGACTCCGATCCGTTCGGGGACGGCTCGGGCGACGACTCCGATCCGTTCGGGGACGGCTCGGGCGATGACTCCGATCCGTTCGGGGACAGCAGCGGCGACGACTCGGACCCGTTCGGGGACGGTTCGGGGGACGATTCCGATCCGTTCGGGGACGGTTCGGGGGACGATTCCGATCCGTTCGGGGACAGCAGCGGCGACGACTCGGACCCCTTCGGCGACACCGGCGCCGACACCGGCTTCGACACCGGCTTCGACCACGCCTCCTACCTCGACGACGGCGACGACGGCTCCGACTCCGGCAGCTTCTCGTACAGCCCGATGACGAGCGGCGGCCACACCGTGCACACCGCGATCTCGATGATCCCGCTGACCGTCACCGCGCTGTGGGTGCTCGCGCTCGCCGTGGCGCTGCGCGCGGTGCGCCGCCGGGCGGGCGGTCCGGAGGCCGCGGTCCGGGTCGCGCTGCTCAGCGGCGCCGCCACGCTGGTGCTCGCGCTGCTCGCGCAGCCCTCGATCGAGGAGGTGCACCTCCACGACGCCCCGGTCTTCGCCGTGCTGGGCAGCATCGCGCTCGCCTTCGTGACCGCGTTCGCCCTGCTGCCCGCCCCCGGCCGCGCCGCCTGGCTCGCCGCCCGGCCCGGCCTGGTCGCCGCGCTGCGGGTGCTGCGCGCCACCGGCTACGCGCTGCTCGCCGCGGTCGGCATCGCCGCGGTCGTGGTCCTGTGCGTGGCGCTCGGCCACTACGACGACGTGACCGGCTGGGGCGTCGTCCTCGTCGCCTTCCTGCTGCCGAACGCGGGCGTGAGCGGCCTCTCGCTCGGCTGGGGCGGCCCCTTCGACGCCCACTTCCGCTTCTCCTCCACCGGGGCCGCCGACGGCGTCGGGAACAACGCGAATCTCGACCTCGGCGACCTCAGCCACATGTGGGACGGCTGGGCGGCGGTCGGCGCGGTGGCCGGCGGCGTGGTCTGCGCGCTGCTGATCGGCGTGCTCGCCGCCCGGCTGACCCGCGGCCGGGCCGAGCAGTTCGCGGTCGCCGGGCTGTTCACCGTGCTGTTCGTGGCGCTCGCCGGGCTCAGCGGCGTCACCTTCGAGGACGGCGTGGTGCTGTCGACGGCCGGCACCCACGAGTCCTTCGGGCCGAACGTCGGGTACGCGCTGCTGGTCGCCCTGCTCTGGTCGTTCGGCGGCGTGCTGGTCGCGCCCTACGCGGCGCGGGCGCTGGGCGCGCGCGGGGCCGCGCTGTACGGGCCGGCCGCGGCGGGCGCCGCCGCGGGATGGGCGCCGCCGGCGTACGGCACACCGCCGTACGGACAGCAGCCGTACGGTCCCCAGGGCGGGCAGCCGTACGGTCCCCAGCCGTACGGACCGCCGCCGGGCCCGTACGGTCCGCCGCCGCAGACGCCGCCCGGGTCCGTACCGCCGCCCGGGTCCGTACCGCCGCAGGGGGCCGCGCCGCAGCCGGGGGCCGGGCCGGCGCAGGACGCTCCCGCCGGGCCTCCCGCGCAGCCGGGGCCGCCGGCCGGGGAGACGACCGTCCACGACCTCGGGGTGGTCCAGCCGCCGCGGCTGAACAAGCGGGACCGGCCGCCGGACCACCGCTGA
- a CDS encoding demethylmenaquinone methyltransferase — translation MSRADLDKKPQDVAAMFDDVAAKYDLTNDVLSLGQTRLWRRAVAQALDVRPGERVLDLGAGTGTSSLPFAAAGALTVPCDFSLGMLREGRKRHPDLPLTAGDATRLPFADGVFDAVTISFALRNVHDTAAALREMRRVTRPGGRLVICEFSHPTYRPFRTVYTEYLMRALPPVAKSVSSNPDAYVYLAESIRAWPDQPALARRLQDAGWRGVAWRNLTGGIVALHRAVTG, via the coding sequence GTGAGCCGGGCGGACCTGGACAAGAAGCCGCAGGACGTCGCGGCGATGTTCGACGACGTCGCCGCCAAGTACGACCTCACCAACGACGTGCTCTCGCTCGGCCAGACCCGGCTGTGGCGGCGGGCGGTCGCGCAGGCGCTGGACGTGCGGCCCGGCGAGCGGGTGCTCGACCTGGGCGCCGGCACCGGCACCTCGAGCCTGCCGTTCGCCGCGGCCGGCGCGCTGACCGTGCCGTGCGACTTCTCCCTCGGCATGCTGCGCGAGGGCAGGAAGCGCCACCCCGACCTGCCGCTGACCGCGGGCGACGCGACCCGGCTGCCGTTCGCCGACGGGGTGTTCGACGCGGTCACCATCTCCTTCGCGCTGCGCAACGTGCACGACACCGCGGCGGCGCTGCGCGAGATGCGGCGCGTCACCAGGCCCGGCGGGCGGCTGGTGATCTGTGAGTTCAGCCACCCCACGTACCGGCCCTTCCGCACCGTCTACACCGAATACCTGATGCGGGCGCTGCCGCCGGTCGCCAAGTCGGTGAGCAGCAACCCGGACGCGTACGTCTACCTCGCCGAGTCCATCCGCGCGTGGCCGGACCAGCCGGCGCTGGCCCGGCGGCTGCAGGACGCGGGCTGGCGGGGGGTCGCGTGGCGCAACCTCACCGGCGGGATCGTGGCGCTGCACCGCGCGGTCACCGGGTAG
- a CDS encoding SUKH-3 domain-containing protein, giving the protein MAADGAVYRGGERGGERGGERAERLAGTGHEAVERLVAGPRAAAAPDPARDAGASDLAGDGSVSDVVRDGGASPAPAGSPDPAGARWSAETDRVLRQAGWRPGRQVPADAWERALHDADEGFVMHDAARRFLAEFGGLTVEVKGPGRTMSRSPFRLDPLVAQWDSEIIDVQSEETGVPLFPLGDTDRGNAYLTMAPDGAVYMGMDYPRKLADTGDRALAKLVEGIA; this is encoded by the coding sequence ATGGCGGCGGACGGTGCGGTCTACCGGGGCGGCGAGCGCGGCGGCGAGCGCGGCGGTGAGCGGGCCGAACGGCTCGCCGGCACCGGTCACGAGGCCGTGGAGAGGCTGGTCGCCGGACCGCGTGCCGCAGCCGCGCCGGACCCGGCACGCGATGCGGGCGCGTCGGACCTGGCCGGCGACGGGAGTGTGTCGGACGTGGTCCGCGACGGCGGCGCGTCGCCTGCTCCGGCCGGTTCGCCCGACCCGGCCGGCGCCCGCTGGTCCGCCGAGACGGACCGCGTGCTGCGGCAGGCAGGCTGGCGGCCCGGCCGCCAGGTGCCCGCCGACGCGTGGGAGCGGGCGCTGCACGACGCGGACGAGGGCTTCGTCATGCACGACGCGGCCCGGCGGTTCCTCGCCGAGTTCGGCGGGCTCACCGTGGAGGTGAAGGGGCCGGGCCGTACGATGTCGCGCTCGCCGTTCCGCCTCGACCCGCTGGTCGCGCAGTGGGATTCCGAGATCATCGACGTCCAGAGCGAGGAGACGGGCGTCCCGCTCTTTCCGCTCGGCGACACCGACCGTGGCAACGCGTACCTGACCATGGCGCCCGACGGCGCGGTCTACATGGGCATGGACTACCCGAGGAAGCTCGCCGACACCGGGGACCGGGCGCTGGCCAAGCTCGTCGAAGGCATCGCATAG
- a CDS encoding MMPL family transporter: MAAILYRIGRWSFRRRRLVTRVWLGVLVAAVAAAVLAPEAKDQDLSMPGTQSQKAFDLLDARFPHGNAQGAEARMVFRAPDGQRMTAAANRAAVESALASLGGSGHAGAGADEGKGKGAGGGADADAGKSAGAGGSGQLASATDPYRTGAVSRDGAVAYSTITYTVDAVDLTAATKSALEHAADRARDAGLTVEIGGSALDSEESPGGTTELVGVAVAAVVLILALGSLVAAGLSLLTAFLGVGIAFGLISALAVPLGLTSTVGILALMLGLAVGIDYALFITSRFRDERARGSDPEEAAGRAVGTAGSAVVFAGATVFIALVGLGVVGIPELTRIGLGGAGAVGLAVLVALTLVPALFGVFGRRVLPRRLRKAVRPTAVPAAAPGAGPAVPGAVPGAGPAGPAGPGRGRPGLAARWARFVLRRPVAVLLVAVLGLGAVAVPALSLELGLPGDESKSVDTTQRRAYDLLSEGFGPGFNGPLTVVVDASASGNGSGGDGGSARGDGSAPGHADVRVAADLTARTVRALHGVASVGEPVLDDAKDTAVFTAVPTTAPNSEATKDLVHAIRHAASGVEADTGAGVLVTGTTAMNIDISDAMADALLPYLSVVIGLAVLLLAVVFRSVLVPVKAALGFLLSVGAAFGVLVAVFQWGWGADLLGVEQTGPVMSLMPILIIGIVFGLAMDYEVFLLTRMREAYVHGASPAEAVVQGFRHSGRVVAAAAIIMISVFTGFVGMDMPTIQTMGVGLASAVLFDAFVVRMAIVPAVLALLGRRAWWLPRILDRMLPNVDIEGEALSRRGPGAATGAAVPVPPALNWP; the protein is encoded by the coding sequence ATGGCGGCAATTCTCTATCGGATCGGACGGTGGTCGTTCCGGCGGCGCCGGCTGGTGACGCGGGTGTGGCTCGGTGTGCTGGTGGCGGCCGTGGCGGCGGCGGTCCTCGCGCCGGAGGCGAAGGACCAGGACCTGTCCATGCCGGGCACGCAGTCGCAGAAGGCGTTCGACCTGCTGGACGCCCGCTTCCCGCACGGCAACGCGCAGGGCGCCGAGGCCCGGATGGTGTTCCGGGCGCCGGACGGACAGCGGATGACGGCCGCGGCGAACCGGGCGGCCGTGGAGAGCGCGCTCGCCTCGCTGGGCGGGAGCGGTCACGCGGGCGCGGGCGCCGACGAGGGCAAGGGCAAGGGCGCGGGAGGGGGAGCGGACGCCGACGCGGGCAAGAGCGCGGGAGCGGGCGGCAGCGGTCAGCTCGCGTCGGCCACCGATCCGTACCGGACCGGCGCGGTCAGCCGGGACGGCGCCGTCGCGTACTCCACGATCACCTACACCGTGGACGCCGTGGACCTGACGGCCGCGACGAAGAGCGCCCTGGAACACGCCGCCGACCGGGCCAGGGACGCGGGGCTCACCGTGGAGATCGGCGGCTCTGCGCTGGACTCCGAGGAGTCGCCGGGCGGCACCACGGAGCTGGTCGGCGTGGCGGTGGCCGCGGTGGTGCTCATCCTCGCGCTCGGGTCGCTGGTCGCCGCCGGACTGTCACTGCTGACCGCCTTCCTGGGCGTGGGCATCGCCTTCGGCCTGATCTCCGCGCTGGCCGTGCCGCTGGGCCTGACCTCCACCGTCGGCATCCTGGCGCTGATGCTGGGGCTCGCGGTCGGCATCGACTACGCGCTCTTCATCACCTCGCGCTTCCGCGACGAGCGCGCCCGGGGCAGCGACCCGGAGGAGGCGGCGGGGCGCGCCGTGGGGACGGCCGGGTCCGCCGTCGTCTTCGCCGGCGCGACGGTCTTCATCGCCCTGGTCGGCCTCGGGGTCGTCGGCATCCCGGAACTCACCAGGATCGGCCTGGGCGGCGCGGGCGCGGTGGGCCTCGCGGTGCTCGTCGCGCTGACGCTGGTCCCGGCGCTGTTCGGGGTGTTCGGGCGGCGCGTGCTGCCGCGGCGGCTCCGCAAGGCCGTACGGCCGACGGCTGTTCCGGCGGCTGCTCCAGGAGCCGGTCCGGCTGTTCCGGGGGCTGTTCCAGGAGCCGGTCCGGCTGGTCCGGCCGGGCCGGGCCGGGGGCGTCCGGGGCTGGCGGCCCGCTGGGCGCGGTTCGTGCTGCGCCGGCCGGTGGCCGTGCTGCTGGTCGCGGTGCTGGGCCTGGGCGCCGTCGCCGTACCGGCGCTGAGCCTCGAACTCGGGCTGCCCGGCGACGAGTCCAAGTCGGTGGACACCACGCAGCGGCGGGCCTACGACCTGCTGTCGGAGGGCTTCGGGCCCGGCTTCAACGGTCCGCTGACGGTGGTCGTCGACGCGTCGGCTTCCGGGAACGGCAGCGGAGGCGACGGTGGCTCCGCGCGGGGGGACGGGTCCGCGCCGGGGCACGCCGACGTCCGGGTCGCCGCCGACCTGACGGCCAGGACCGTACGGGCCCTGCACGGCGTCGCGTCGGTCGGCGAGCCGGTGCTCGACGACGCGAAGGACACGGCCGTCTTCACCGCCGTCCCGACCACCGCGCCGAACAGCGAGGCGACCAAGGACTTGGTGCACGCCATCCGGCACGCGGCCTCCGGCGTCGAGGCGGACACCGGCGCGGGCGTCCTGGTGACCGGCACCACCGCGATGAACATCGACATCTCCGACGCCATGGCCGACGCGCTCCTGCCGTACCTGAGCGTGGTGATCGGCCTGGCGGTGCTGCTGCTCGCGGTGGTCTTCCGGTCGGTCCTGGTCCCGGTCAAGGCCGCCCTCGGCTTCCTGCTGTCGGTGGGCGCGGCCTTCGGGGTCCTCGTCGCGGTCTTCCAGTGGGGCTGGGGAGCGGACCTGCTGGGCGTCGAGCAGACCGGTCCGGTCATGTCGCTGATGCCGATCCTCATCATCGGCATCGTGTTCGGGCTCGCCATGGACTACGAGGTCTTCCTGCTCACCCGGATGCGGGAGGCGTACGTCCACGGCGCGTCCCCGGCCGAGGCGGTCGTCCAGGGCTTCCGGCACAGCGGGCGTGTGGTGGCCGCGGCGGCGATCATCATGATCAGCGTGTTCACCGGGTTCGTCGGGATGGACATGCCGACGATCCAGACGATGGGCGTCGGCCTGGCCTCGGCGGTGCTCTTCGACGCGTTCGTGGTGCGGATGGCGATCGTGCCGGCGGTCCTGGCGTTGCTCGGCCGCCGGGCCTGGTGGCTGCCCCGTATCCTCGACCGCATGCTGCCGAACGTGGACATCGAGGGCGAGGCGCTGAGCAGGCGCGGCCCGGGTGCCGCCACGGGTGCGGCCGTTCCCGTTCCGCCGGCGCTGAACTGGCCATGA
- a CDS encoding geranylgeranyl reductase family protein: protein MTDTAALSERSADVIVVGAGPAGSTTAYYLAKAGLDVLLLEKTAFPREKVCGDGLTPRATKQLVAMGIDISEEAGWLRNKGLRIISGGMRLEMDWPDLAAYPDYGLVRKREDFDELLAQQAVKAGARLYERCNVTGPLIDERTGRITGVTAKLGEEKTPVAFDAPLVVAADGNSTRLSLAMGLHRRDDRPMGVAVRTYFTSPRHEDDYLESWLELWDRRGPDARQLPGYGWIFGLGDGTSNVGLGILDSSAAFRELDWREVLRSWVASMPEDWGFTPENMTQPIRGAALPMAFNRQPHYTRGLLLVGDAGGLVNPFNGEGIAYAMESGQLAADVITQAHARATSAQRELALQRYPRILKDTYGGYYTLGRAFVKLIGNPKVMQLCTQRGLTHPMLMRFALKLLANLTDPTGGDAMDRIINGLTKVAPRA from the coding sequence GTGACCGACACCGCCGCCCTTTCCGAGCGCAGTGCCGATGTGATCGTCGTCGGCGCCGGTCCCGCCGGCTCGACGACCGCGTACTACCTGGCCAAGGCCGGACTCGACGTCCTGCTGCTGGAGAAGACCGCGTTCCCGCGCGAGAAGGTCTGCGGCGACGGCCTGACCCCGCGCGCCACCAAGCAGCTCGTGGCGATGGGCATCGACATCTCGGAAGAGGCCGGCTGGCTGCGGAACAAGGGCCTGCGGATCATCAGCGGCGGCATGCGCCTGGAGATGGACTGGCCGGACCTGGCCGCGTACCCGGACTACGGACTGGTGCGCAAGCGCGAGGACTTCGACGAACTGCTGGCCCAGCAGGCGGTGAAGGCCGGCGCCCGGCTGTACGAGCGGTGCAACGTCACCGGGCCGCTGATCGACGAGCGCACCGGCCGGATCACCGGCGTCACCGCCAAGCTCGGCGAGGAGAAGACCCCGGTCGCCTTCGACGCGCCGCTGGTCGTGGCCGCCGACGGCAACTCCACCCGGCTGTCGCTGGCGATGGGCCTGCACCGGCGCGACGACCGGCCGATGGGCGTGGCGGTGCGCACCTACTTCACCTCGCCGCGGCACGAGGACGACTACCTGGAGTCGTGGCTGGAGCTGTGGGACCGGCGCGGCCCCGACGCCCGCCAACTGCCCGGCTACGGCTGGATCTTCGGACTCGGCGACGGCACCTCCAACGTCGGGCTCGGCATCCTGGACTCCTCCGCGGCCTTCCGCGAGCTGGACTGGCGCGAGGTGCTCAGGTCCTGGGTCGCCTCGATGCCCGAGGACTGGGGTTTCACCCCGGAGAACATGACCCAGCCGATCCGCGGCGCGGCGCTGCCGATGGCGTTCAACCGGCAACCGCACTACACCCGCGGCCTGCTGCTGGTCGGCGACGCGGGCGGGCTGGTCAACCCGTTCAACGGCGAGGGCATCGCCTACGCGATGGAATCCGGCCAACTCGCCGCCGACGTCATCACCCAGGCGCACGCCCGTGCGACCTCCGCGCAGCGCGAACTGGCGCTCCAGCGCTACCCGCGCATCCTGAAGGACACCTACGGCGGCTACTACACGCTCGGCCGCGCGTTCGTGAAGCTGATCGGCAACCCCAAGGTGATGCAGCTGTGCACCCAGCGCGGCCTGACCCACCCGATGCTGATGCGCTTCGCGCTCAAGCTGCTCGCCAACCTCACGGACCCGACCGGCGGCGACGCGATGGACCGCATCATCAACGGCCTGACGAAGGTCGCCCCGCGCGCCTGA
- a CDS encoding serine/threonine-protein kinase, whose protein sequence is MTGTGDEAVFQPLQDDDPAQVGPYRLAARLGAGGMGKVYLGHAPGRPVAIKVIRPEFAEDPNFRRRFGQEVLAARRVQGLYTAPVLDSDTEGPRPWLATAYVQGPTLSAAVARHGALPPQTVLLLVAGIAEALQAVHAAGLVHRDLKPSNVLLADDGPRVIDFGIARAADTTALTDSGVTVGTPAFMAPEQAAMREITPATDVFALGQVAAYAAIGAPAYGEGPSHAVLYRIVHEEPELVGLPEELAPLVRSCLAKDPARRPSTEQVVAMCQAASADGRLVRPEQWLPGDIAAQIPARVALPVPPPTATAASPAAAGPAAAGPAGVTRPDAAAPVHPPTQPVPPAAAAQNPQAPQVPQAPLGAPRPSAPSPDYPPTEAARPVGYPHQPYGYPQQQYPTPYPQQAQHRGPGGPGRPMAPGYPQQPYRQQPFQPLPPKKSKAPYVLAAVLAVVVLAVVVPLALNGSGGDDNKARSGGSSSSVSPRANSGGTGDDASDATAGSHTPAAPKPEVHPGIQLADDYHLFFADPDLKPARGFDDDMTYSCTDMIDVGCRFSTNTAELVLLDSGEKGSLDACLKDTRYTTEIDQARLSPGSQICATTDSTVALITFKHASKSSEPSTYAVLDVTVWRNAVPPTDG, encoded by the coding sequence GTGACGGGCACGGGGGACGAAGCGGTGTTCCAGCCGCTGCAGGACGACGACCCGGCGCAGGTCGGGCCGTACCGGTTGGCGGCGCGGCTGGGCGCGGGCGGGATGGGCAAGGTCTACCTGGGGCACGCGCCCGGCCGGCCGGTCGCGATCAAGGTGATCAGGCCCGAGTTCGCCGAGGACCCGAACTTCCGGCGGCGGTTCGGCCAGGAGGTGCTGGCCGCGCGCCGGGTGCAGGGCCTGTACACCGCGCCGGTGCTGGACAGCGACACCGAGGGGCCGCGGCCGTGGCTGGCCACCGCGTACGTGCAGGGGCCGACGCTGTCCGCGGCGGTCGCCCGGCACGGCGCGCTGCCGCCGCAGACCGTGCTGCTGCTGGTCGCCGGGATCGCCGAGGCCCTCCAGGCGGTGCACGCGGCCGGCCTGGTGCACCGTGACCTGAAGCCGTCCAACGTGCTGCTGGCCGACGACGGCCCGCGCGTCATCGACTTCGGCATCGCCCGCGCCGCCGACACCACCGCGCTGACCGACAGCGGCGTGACCGTGGGCACTCCGGCGTTCATGGCCCCCGAGCAGGCCGCGATGCGCGAGATCACCCCGGCCACCGATGTCTTCGCGCTCGGCCAGGTCGCCGCCTACGCCGCGATCGGCGCGCCCGCCTACGGCGAGGGGCCGTCCCACGCGGTGCTGTACCGCATCGTGCACGAGGAACCCGAACTGGTCGGCCTGCCCGAGGAGTTGGCGCCGCTGGTGCGGAGCTGCCTGGCCAAGGACCCGGCGCGGCGGCCGTCCACCGAGCAGGTGGTGGCGATGTGCCAGGCCGCGTCCGCGGACGGCCGACTGGTCCGGCCCGAGCAGTGGCTGCCGGGCGACATCGCGGCGCAGATCCCGGCCCGGGTCGCGCTGCCGGTCCCGCCGCCGACCGCGACCGCCGCATCTCCCGCCGCCGCGGGACCGGCCGCCGCGGGACCCGCCGGCGTGACCCGCCCGGACGCCGCCGCGCCGGTGCACCCGCCGACGCAGCCGGTGCCGCCGGCCGCCGCGGCGCAGAACCCGCAGGCCCCGCAGGTCCCGCAGGCCCCGCTGGGGGCACCGCGCCCGTCGGCGCCGTCACCCGACTACCCGCCCACCGAGGCGGCGCGCCCGGTGGGATACCCGCACCAGCCGTACGGCTACCCGCAGCAGCAGTACCCGACGCCGTACCCGCAGCAGGCGCAGCACCGCGGACCGGGCGGCCCCGGACGGCCGATGGCGCCGGGCTATCCCCAACAGCCCTACCGGCAGCAGCCGTTCCAGCCGCTGCCGCCGAAGAAGAGCAAGGCGCCCTACGTCCTGGCCGCGGTCCTCGCGGTCGTCGTGCTCGCGGTCGTCGTGCCGCTCGCGCTCAACGGCAGCGGCGGCGACGACAACAAGGCCAGAAGCGGCGGCAGTTCGTCATCCGTCTCGCCGCGTGCGAACAGCGGCGGCACGGGCGACGACGCCTCCGACGCGACGGCCGGCTCCCACACCCCCGCCGCGCCGAAGCCCGAGGTCCACCCCGGCATCCAACTGGCCGACGACTACCACCTGTTCTTCGCCGACCCCGACCTCAAGCCGGCCCGCGGCTTCGACGACGACATGACCTACTCCTGCACCGACATGATCGACGTCGGCTGCCGCTTCTCCACGAACACCGCGGAACTCGTCCTGCTCGACAGCGGCGAGAAGGGCTCCCTCGACGCCTGCCTGAAGGACACCCGCTACACCACGGAGATCGACCAGGCCCGGCTGTCGCCCGGCTCGCAGATCTGCGCGACCACCGACAGCACGGTCGCGCTGATCACCTTCAAGCACGCGTCGAAGAGCAGCGAGCCGAGCACCTACGCCGTCCTGGACGTCACGGTCTGGCGCAACGCCGTCCCGCCGACGGACGGGTGA